In Limibacter armeniacum, a single window of DNA contains:
- a CDS encoding sterol desaturase family protein, producing MNVYIISAPIILGLLVIEIIYCFIKGNGYYKFQDTVANVGTAIGNQCVNLVVAAVIYQSFGYLFDNFAMWEIPTTWWSLAILLILIDFLFYWFHRVGHTINIFWAAHMPHHSSEEMNLGVGLRASVTQRLFAFSVFWPLPLLGFTPDAIYSMVALHLLGSYWHHTRVIKKLGWFEKWFNSPSHHRVHHGVNPQYIDKNFGEFLIIWDKMFGTFEPEVEEVCYGVTHPPKTWDPTNIYFQYWKELAIDAAKAPRFIDKIKIWFMPLGWRPKGMENEGETVAGIGYTLSEQVKFQTKQFRKSKPYLIFHIVLAMMFMYITVHTKSPLSETDRWIFSGAIFVMITAWGGILEGKKWAPIIEIFRLLLMAVLTAYAMDQLYHVSSPTGIPTLVVFSITAGSILWVSKYFREDKLELPDEEKVMNASGDNNVAIQSR from the coding sequence ATGAATGTTTACATTATCAGTGCCCCTATCATCTTGGGGCTACTCGTAATTGAGATTATTTACTGCTTTATCAAGGGCAATGGGTATTACAAGTTTCAGGATACCGTTGCTAACGTCGGTACTGCCATTGGTAACCAATGCGTCAACCTTGTCGTGGCAGCTGTCATTTACCAATCATTTGGCTACCTGTTTGACAACTTTGCCATGTGGGAAATCCCTACTACCTGGTGGTCACTCGCCATTCTGCTGATCCTGATTGACTTTTTGTTTTATTGGTTCCACAGGGTTGGGCATACCATCAATATTTTTTGGGCAGCCCACATGCCACATCACTCTTCTGAGGAGATGAACCTCGGAGTTGGTCTGAGAGCCAGTGTAACCCAAAGGCTATTTGCATTTTCAGTATTCTGGCCTTTACCGTTACTTGGCTTTACTCCTGATGCCATTTACTCTATGGTTGCCCTGCACTTGCTTGGTTCCTACTGGCACCACACAAGGGTGATCAAGAAGTTGGGTTGGTTTGAAAAATGGTTCAACTCCCCTTCTCACCACAGGGTTCACCACGGTGTCAATCCACAGTACATCGACAAGAATTTTGGAGAGTTTTTGATTATTTGGGACAAAATGTTCGGAACGTTTGAGCCTGAAGTGGAAGAAGTTTGCTACGGTGTAACACACCCTCCGAAAACATGGGACCCTACCAACATCTATTTCCAATATTGGAAAGAGTTAGCCATTGATGCAGCCAAGGCACCTAGGTTCATAGACAAAATCAAGATTTGGTTTATGCCACTAGGCTGGAGACCTAAGGGAATGGAAAATGAAGGTGAAACGGTAGCCGGTATAGGTTATACACTGTCAGAACAGGTCAAATTCCAGACTAAGCAGTTCCGTAAAAGTAAACCGTACCTGATCTTTCATATTGTCCTTGCCATGATGTTCATGTACATCACAGTCCATACAAAATCACCACTTAGTGAAACCGACCGTTGGATATTCAGTGGTGCTATCTTTGTCATGATTACAGCATGGGGAGGAATTTTGGAAGGAAAGAAATGGGCTCCTATCATTGAAATATTCAGGTTGCTGCTTATGGCTGTCCTGACAGCTTATGCCATGGATCAACTGTACCATGTAAGCAGTCCGACTGGTATCCCGACTCTGGTTGTATTTAGTATCACAGCTGGTTCTATACTTTGGGTATCCAAATACTTTAGAGAGGATAAGCTTGAACTTCCTGATGAGGAAAAGGTGATGAATGCTTCTGGTGACAACAATGTAGCAATTCAAAGCAGATAA
- a CDS encoding M3 family metallopeptidase → MNPLLEKFNTPFDTAPFPEIKEEHYLPAVKEAIKLAKEEIEQIKKEEVPTFKNTVEALDGSGRLLQRVTSIFFNLNSAETNDEIQRIAKEMSPLLSEHGNDILFDAKLFEHIRKVYQQKDSLTLTAEQEMLLDKSYKYFARNGAELGDSDKQRLREISKRLSELSLTFGERVLAEANSFEMVLDNEEDLSGLPEYAKEAAAQAAKEKGHNGKWVITLQYPSYIPFMTYADNRELRKKLFMAFGSKAFKGDEMDNTSIVKEIVKLRNEKAKLLGYKSHADYVLEERMAGAPDTVYGFLEDLLEKGKPAGEREVNEVTEFMHSLGETGDVKRWDWAYYAEKLKKERYEIDDEKLKPYFKLENVVEGVFTVANKLFGITFHENKDIPVYHADVKAYEVRNADGSHLAVYYADYFPRAGKRDGAWMTSYKGQYKEGDKENRPHVSIVCNFSKPTATKPSLLTFNEVTTLFHEFGHALHGMLADGIYESLSGTNVYWDFVELPSQLMENWAYEKECLDLFAKHYETGELIPESLVQRIKEAATFLEGYQTVRQISFGLLDMNYHASEMGEVADIDAFETEAFMPTNLLPSVPGTNMSCSFSHIFQGGYSAGYYSYKWAEVLDADAFELFKEKGIFDKETAESFRNNILAKGGSEHPMKLYERFRGHKPSVDALLRRAGLIQ, encoded by the coding sequence ATGAATCCGCTATTAGAGAAATTCAACACGCCTTTTGATACAGCGCCATTTCCCGAGATCAAAGAGGAACATTACTTGCCGGCTGTGAAAGAAGCAATTAAGCTTGCCAAGGAGGAAATTGAACAGATCAAAAAGGAAGAAGTACCAACATTTAAAAATACTGTAGAAGCTTTGGACGGTTCAGGCAGGTTGTTGCAGAGGGTTACTTCGATCTTCTTTAACCTCAACTCAGCGGAGACCAATGACGAAATCCAGCGAATAGCCAAGGAAATGTCTCCACTGCTATCTGAGCATGGTAATGATATCCTGTTTGATGCGAAACTTTTTGAGCATATCAGGAAAGTGTACCAGCAGAAAGACAGTCTTACGCTGACTGCAGAGCAGGAGATGTTACTTGACAAGTCTTACAAGTATTTTGCTCGTAATGGAGCAGAACTTGGTGATAGTGATAAACAAAGGCTGAGAGAAATTTCGAAAAGACTTTCAGAGCTATCCCTAACATTTGGCGAAAGGGTTTTGGCAGAAGCCAACAGCTTTGAAATGGTGCTTGATAATGAAGAGGACCTTTCTGGGTTGCCTGAATATGCCAAGGAAGCTGCAGCACAGGCAGCCAAGGAAAAAGGCCATAATGGTAAATGGGTTATTACGCTTCAATATCCTAGTTACATTCCTTTTATGACTTATGCGGACAACCGTGAGTTGCGTAAGAAGCTGTTTATGGCTTTTGGTAGCAAGGCATTCAAAGGTGATGAGATGGATAATACGTCCATTGTCAAGGAAATAGTAAAGCTTCGTAATGAGAAAGCTAAACTGTTGGGATACAAGAGCCATGCGGACTATGTCTTGGAAGAAAGAATGGCAGGGGCACCTGATACTGTTTATGGTTTTCTGGAAGACTTGCTTGAAAAAGGAAAGCCTGCTGGAGAGCGTGAAGTGAATGAGGTGACTGAATTTATGCACAGCCTTGGGGAGACCGGTGATGTGAAGCGTTGGGACTGGGCGTATTATGCTGAAAAGCTGAAGAAAGAACGTTATGAGATTGATGATGAGAAACTGAAACCATACTTCAAGCTTGAGAACGTAGTGGAAGGCGTCTTTACTGTAGCCAATAAGCTGTTTGGAATCACTTTCCACGAAAACAAAGACATTCCAGTTTATCATGCTGATGTAAAAGCTTATGAAGTGAGAAATGCAGATGGAAGTCATTTGGCTGTCTATTATGCAGACTACTTCCCAAGAGCAGGTAAGCGTGACGGAGCTTGGATGACCTCTTACAAAGGACAGTACAAGGAAGGAGATAAGGAGAATAGACCACATGTTTCCATTGTCTGTAACTTTTCAAAACCAACTGCTACCAAACCTTCATTACTTACTTTTAATGAGGTAACGACGCTGTTCCATGAGTTTGGACATGCTTTGCATGGCATGTTGGCAGATGGAATTTATGAGAGCCTTTCAGGTACCAATGTTTATTGGGACTTTGTAGAGTTGCCTTCTCAACTGATGGAAAACTGGGCTTATGAGAAAGAATGTCTTGACCTGTTTGCAAAGCATTATGAGACTGGAGAACTGATTCCAGAGTCATTGGTGCAAAGAATCAAAGAGGCGGCGACATTCCTTGAAGGGTACCAGACCGTAAGACAAATATCTTTCGGTTTGCTGGATATGAACTATCACGCATCTGAAATGGGCGAAGTAGCTGATATTGATGCTTTCGAAACAGAAGCATTTATGCCAACTAACCTGTTGCCATCTGTACCAGGAACAAATATGAGCTGCTCATTCTCCCATATTTTTCAGGGAGGTTATTCTGCTGGTTATTACAGCTATAAATGGGCAGAGGTGCTGGATGCTGATGCTTTTGAACTGTTCAAGGAGAAAGGGATTTTTGACAAGGAAACAGCCGAGAGTTTCAGAAACAATATTCTTGCTAAAGGAGGAAGTGAGCACCCGATGAAACTGTATGAGCGTTTCAGAGGACACAAACCTTCTGTAGATGCCTTGTTGCGTAGAGCAGGACTGATCCAATAA
- a CDS encoding S8 family peptidase: MVDLKKLSLMGLLAVNISLGAAAYNTVSAQDSDPLRGAPENWFNLDKEKGGVYGIGTEAAYNEILKGKKSTKVVVAVIDSGIDIDHEDLKDIIWTNEKEIAGNGKDDDNNGYIDDVHGWNFIGGANGENVSEDNLEVTREFARLNAKYGDKTEEEISKADKKEFEYYQQVKESYDKGYQKSLQSLMQYSAIQQEFLRSKKLMEAYFGVEEVPLDSLSDFSSPDENVMLMAELFKELKAQGVGEEDLQEAVDYFTSQVKYSYNTDFNSREVIGDDYANLKEKGYGNNDVIGPGAEHGTHVAGIIGAVRNNNLGIKGVADNVEIMVLRAVPDGDERDKDIANAIRYAADNGARVINMSFGKAFSPDKEAVDEAVKYAIGKGVLFVHAAGNDNKNTDKESNFPSANYLKGGYAKNWIEVGALNWKDDETMPATFSNYAKKRVDIFAPGVDIYSTVPGSKYEAYNGTSMASPVVAGAAAVLMSYYPSMSAADVKKVLIKSAIDMKKKEVYLPGYKRDLAQGKEPEKVKFGELSNSGGIVNLYNAVKYADKRYK; encoded by the coding sequence ATGGTAGATTTGAAAAAATTATCCCTGATGGGATTGCTAGCTGTAAATATCTCGTTGGGTGCAGCTGCTTATAATACGGTTTCAGCACAGGATAGTGATCCGCTGAGAGGAGCTCCTGAAAACTGGTTCAACCTTGATAAAGAGAAAGGTGGCGTTTATGGCATCGGTACAGAGGCTGCTTACAATGAAATCCTGAAAGGCAAAAAGTCTACTAAAGTAGTGGTAGCAGTGATTGACAGTGGTATTGACATTGACCACGAAGACTTGAAAGATATCATTTGGACCAATGAGAAAGAAATAGCAGGCAATGGAAAGGATGATGATAACAACGGTTATATAGATGATGTTCATGGCTGGAACTTTATTGGTGGTGCCAATGGAGAGAATGTCAGTGAGGATAACCTTGAGGTAACAAGAGAGTTCGCCCGTCTGAATGCCAAGTATGGTGATAAGACAGAAGAAGAAATCAGTAAGGCAGATAAAAAAGAATTCGAATACTACCAGCAGGTTAAAGAGTCATATGACAAGGGTTACCAGAAGTCATTGCAGAGCCTGATGCAATACTCGGCTATTCAGCAGGAGTTCTTGCGTTCCAAGAAGCTGATGGAAGCATATTTTGGGGTAGAGGAAGTGCCATTGGATAGCTTAAGCGATTTCAGTTCTCCAGACGAAAACGTAATGCTGATGGCAGAGTTGTTCAAGGAACTGAAGGCACAAGGTGTTGGTGAAGAAGATTTGCAGGAAGCTGTGGATTACTTCACGAGCCAAGTGAAATACAGCTACAATACAGACTTTAATTCAAGGGAAGTAATCGGTGATGATTATGCCAACTTGAAAGAAAAAGGCTACGGAAACAACGATGTAATCGGCCCAGGTGCTGAGCATGGTACGCACGTAGCGGGTATTATTGGCGCTGTTAGAAACAACAACTTGGGTATCAAAGGTGTTGCCGATAATGTAGAGATCATGGTGCTGAGAGCAGTTCCTGATGGAGATGAGAGAGATAAGGATATTGCCAATGCCATCCGTTATGCTGCTGATAACGGTGCAAGAGTTATCAATATGAGTTTTGGTAAAGCATTCTCTCCAGATAAGGAAGCAGTGGATGAAGCGGTGAAGTATGCAATTGGAAAAGGAGTGCTTTTTGTACACGCAGCAGGTAATGACAACAAAAACACAGACAAGGAGTCAAACTTCCCATCAGCAAATTACCTGAAAGGCGGTTATGCTAAAAACTGGATTGAGGTTGGTGCCTTGAACTGGAAAGATGATGAGACTATGCCTGCCACTTTCTCTAACTATGCTAAGAAGAGAGTTGACATTTTTGCTCCGGGTGTAGATATCTATTCTACTGTTCCTGGTTCTAAATATGAGGCATACAACGGTACAAGTATGGCATCACCAGTAGTAGCAGGTGCTGCAGCAGTACTGATGTCATATTATCCAAGCATGTCAGCTGCAGATGTGAAGAAAGTGCTGATCAAGTCAGCGATTGACATGAAGAAAAAAGAAGTGTACCTGCCTGGTTACAAGAGAGACCTTGCACAAGGTAAAGAACCTGAAAAAGTAAAATTCGGTGAGCTTTCAAACTCAGGAGGTATTGTAAACCTTTACAATGCAGTGAAATACGCAGACAAGCGATATAAGTAA
- a CDS encoding 7TM diverse intracellular signaling domain-containing protein, giving the protein MRNIIIHFFLLGLIITAFSSNAQAEGRTVGPLKLTKEISEIDLLPYARVYKDMDGVLDFETVNAKSPELFLPHKGNEINFGFDQSALWVKFELEKADDYKGEWYMDIAWPSLDNVECYLLEDNGTLHYHKMGDLLPFDERPLDFRNFVVPFQMLNTQKMTVMLRVQTEGSLMVPIKLFRSDAFIGKQLRLDLSWGLFTGIILIMVCYSMLMYFLYRDLNYLLYIVPVVTNSTFLLSISGHLFQYIYPWSPLLANKVTVLSIGAWIFSSSLFAVRFLNVKQKSPRSYQMLVGMVVIGGLSIILGLVANYSIAIKVVGWGTSLNSIVILLSAMISWNKGHKPARYFVLAWGLYLIGAVVYVLFNAGFLPDNVFTNTALPIGTVIEVLMLSFALSDKNKLFESGKGKNLEDMIKTQSKVTLVLEEKLKENTRQLSEKQQLIHQKEQFIEEQEKQLHELKESLFEKESEVLNEKESKLKVETKATKLKRELDKGKEVAALVQSSIAAGFQNLNAFESSFVLNIPKNEIGGDFCWNHTMPDNKRIVVVADISGDGLEGALTTLFVERILKEIVLVDGCSLSGEILTRLNQSIIKHAAVEPAWQNLIMTACVVVYDIEGNMLEYAGAKQPLIYIKDGKLYLLKGERTYIGYHAEKEEFKTKKIKIDNTMACYLFTNGYANQLSGETGRRITSKRLRELFFLMKDKPMKVQQHTLENVLHKWRTGKLKKEPITDDIMVVGFQLKP; this is encoded by the coding sequence TTGAGAAACATAATAATACACTTTTTCCTGTTAGGACTAATCATAACGGCATTTTCCTCGAATGCGCAAGCTGAAGGGAGAACTGTAGGTCCTTTAAAGCTGACAAAAGAGATCTCGGAGATTGACCTTTTGCCCTATGCACGTGTGTACAAGGATATGGATGGGGTATTGGACTTTGAGACAGTCAATGCTAAAAGTCCTGAGCTGTTCTTACCCCATAAAGGAAATGAAATCAACTTCGGCTTTGATCAGTCGGCACTCTGGGTAAAGTTTGAGTTGGAAAAAGCCGATGATTATAAAGGAGAGTGGTATATGGATATTGCTTGGCCTAGTCTTGACAATGTCGAGTGCTATTTGTTGGAAGATAATGGAACCTTGCATTATCACAAGATGGGGGACTTATTACCCTTTGATGAAAGACCACTTGATTTTAGAAATTTTGTGGTGCCTTTCCAGATGCTGAATACCCAAAAAATGACAGTGATGCTGAGGGTTCAGACAGAAGGCTCTTTGATGGTTCCTATCAAGCTGTTCCGATCAGATGCGTTTATCGGAAAGCAGTTAAGGTTGGACTTGTCTTGGGGGCTTTTTACAGGAATTATCCTGATAATGGTGTGTTACAGTATGCTGATGTATTTTCTATATCGGGACCTCAATTACTTGTTGTATATCGTACCTGTTGTAACCAATAGTACATTCCTTTTGTCAATCAGTGGTCATTTATTCCAATACATTTATCCTTGGAGTCCACTATTGGCTAATAAGGTGACTGTCCTCTCTATTGGGGCATGGATCTTTAGTTCATCCCTGTTTGCTGTCAGGTTCCTGAATGTAAAGCAGAAGTCTCCACGATCTTATCAGATGCTAGTCGGTATGGTTGTTATTGGAGGTCTTTCAATTATTTTGGGACTTGTTGCCAATTACTCCATTGCGATTAAGGTTGTCGGTTGGGGAACGAGTCTTAATTCTATCGTTATCTTGTTGTCAGCTATGATCTCCTGGAATAAGGGGCATAAGCCTGCTCGTTACTTTGTATTGGCATGGGGACTCTACCTGATAGGCGCAGTAGTGTATGTGCTTTTCAATGCAGGATTCTTACCAGATAATGTATTTACAAATACGGCTTTGCCTATCGGTACTGTGATCGAAGTACTCATGCTTTCATTTGCCCTTTCAGACAAGAATAAACTTTTCGAGAGTGGTAAGGGAAAAAACCTTGAGGACATGATCAAGACACAAAGCAAGGTCACGCTTGTATTGGAAGAAAAACTGAAAGAAAATACAAGACAGCTTTCAGAAAAGCAGCAATTGATCCATCAAAAGGAGCAGTTTATTGAAGAACAGGAAAAACAGTTGCATGAGCTGAAAGAATCGCTGTTTGAAAAGGAGTCAGAGGTGTTGAATGAGAAAGAAAGTAAGCTGAAGGTAGAAACGAAAGCAACTAAGCTGAAAAGAGAGCTGGATAAAGGGAAAGAAGTTGCTGCTTTAGTACAGTCAAGTATTGCGGCCGGATTTCAGAACCTCAATGCATTCGAATCTTCTTTTGTATTAAATATTCCTAAAAACGAGATTGGTGGTGATTTCTGTTGGAACCACACAATGCCTGACAATAAACGCATTGTTGTAGTGGCTGATATCAGTGGTGATGGACTTGAGGGAGCGCTTACCACACTATTTGTGGAAAGGATTTTGAAAGAAATAGTGTTGGTTGATGGATGCAGTTTATCTGGTGAAATCCTAACCAGATTGAATCAGTCAATCATCAAGCATGCAGCAGTAGAACCTGCTTGGCAAAACCTGATAATGACGGCTTGTGTTGTCGTATATGATATAGAAGGCAATATGTTGGAGTATGCAGGTGCCAAACAGCCATTGATTTATATCAAGGATGGGAAATTATATTTGCTTAAAGGGGAAAGGACTTATATTGGTTACCATGCCGAAAAAGAAGAGTTCAAAACCAAAAAAATCAAGATAGACAATACAATGGCATGTTACCTGTTTACCAATGGTTATGCAAACCAGCTTTCAGGTGAAACAGGGCGAAGAATCACAAGTAAAAGGCTGAGAGAACTTTTCTTCCTTATGAAGGACAAGCCTATGAAAGTACAACAGCATACTTTAGAGAATGTCTTGCATAAATGGCGAACTGGAAAACTCAAAAAAGAGCCAATCACGGATGATATCATGGTTGTAGGATTTCAGCTGAAACCATAA
- a CDS encoding alpha/beta hydrolase family protein, whose translation MRKYNQVIYILFIGCLTLIFNTKAIAQQDRFEGRWVGTAELLPYPEFVSFSVDTLPVVRFFYNEIPSHVPKSYEFSKDTIYFEVDTDQLYAEYKGVLTSDSTMEGKMTVGGEAYDCNLQRVTPASLEDIGYLLGYFQFENGKVIQMEPFFLDGTINPLQLLDYETGKKRVIFPVYRDEQTLKFTAGKKLLTPVPLDFAVTLHMNKVGEAERLSFTDLSGETIPLNEGKMLQNLDKQQDISATNGDVTLYGTITYPNSQVDKHPLVVYIPAAGQQFRGNMLDEYIRLLPYYGVATLVYDKRGCGESTGNLRESTFEDQAADVEALLKEALKQEKIDVANVGLVGFDQAGFIMPIVASQSDEVKFIVNLSGAVVSLEEQEYGALSNRMKADGFPEQDVKDALAYHQQMFAYLKGDLDSVAFQQASDAISIKPWNNYVTSFDNKDYISWWSRYYNFSPDKYWRQVNVPVLTLYGENDLIVDTDKNVQRMEKYIKKSKRSGSDVQVLKNANHLLMLGEKRGDFQLSEIVGYEPTLFDIIINWVGSQTGLQEK comes from the coding sequence ATGAGAAAATACAATCAGGTAATTTATATCCTATTTATAGGGTGTTTGACCCTTATTTTTAATACAAAAGCTATTGCCCAGCAGGATAGGTTTGAAGGGCGTTGGGTAGGAACAGCAGAGCTATTGCCATATCCTGAGTTTGTAAGTTTTTCGGTAGATACGTTGCCTGTGGTAAGGTTTTTTTACAATGAGATTCCTTCACACGTTCCTAAGTCTTATGAGTTTTCAAAAGATACCATCTACTTTGAGGTGGATACAGATCAGCTATATGCCGAGTATAAAGGAGTTTTGACCAGTGACAGCACGATGGAAGGGAAAATGACTGTAGGAGGAGAAGCATACGACTGTAACCTTCAACGAGTAACCCCTGCCAGCCTTGAAGATATCGGTTACCTATTGGGCTATTTCCAGTTTGAAAATGGTAAAGTAATCCAAATGGAACCGTTTTTTTTGGATGGTACCATCAATCCACTTCAACTACTGGATTATGAAACAGGTAAAAAGCGTGTCATTTTTCCTGTTTACCGAGATGAGCAGACTTTAAAGTTTACGGCGGGCAAAAAACTCCTGACTCCCGTGCCACTTGATTTTGCAGTAACCCTGCATATGAATAAAGTGGGAGAAGCTGAGCGTTTGTCTTTTACCGATCTGAGTGGAGAAACAATACCACTGAATGAAGGGAAGATGCTTCAAAATTTAGATAAGCAACAAGACATCTCTGCCACGAATGGAGATGTGACTTTATACGGTACAATCACCTATCCTAATAGTCAGGTAGATAAGCATCCATTGGTCGTTTATATTCCAGCGGCAGGACAACAGTTCAGAGGCAATATGCTAGACGAATACATTCGCTTATTGCCTTACTATGGAGTTGCTACTTTGGTGTATGACAAAAGAGGCTGTGGCGAATCTACAGGAAACCTTCGTGAAAGTACTTTTGAAGATCAGGCAGCGGATGTTGAAGCCCTACTTAAAGAGGCGTTGAAGCAAGAAAAAATTGACGTAGCAAATGTTGGCCTTGTAGGTTTCGATCAGGCAGGGTTTATAATGCCAATAGTAGCTAGTCAGTCAGATGAGGTCAAGTTTATTGTCAACCTGTCAGGAGCAGTTGTAAGTCTTGAAGAGCAGGAATATGGGGCATTGTCTAACAGGATGAAAGCGGATGGATTTCCTGAGCAAGATGTGAAAGATGCACTGGCTTATCATCAGCAGATGTTTGCTTACTTGAAAGGAGACCTTGATTCAGTAGCTTTCCAGCAAGCCTCAGATGCCATCAGTATCAAACCTTGGAATAACTACGTGACCTCATTTGATAACAAGGATTATATCTCATGGTGGAGCAGGTATTATAACTTCTCACCAGATAAGTACTGGAGACAGGTCAATGTACCGGTCTTGACGCTTTATGGTGAAAATGACCTGATTGTGGACACTGACAAAAACGTCCAAAGGATGGAGAAGTATATCAAGAAATCAAAAAGGAGTGGAAGTGACGTTCAAGTACTCAAAAATGCGAACCACCTGCTGATGCTAGGAGAGAAGCGTGGTGATTTCCAACTCTCGGAGATTGTTGGTTATGAGCCTACACTTTTTGATATCATCATCAATTGGGTAGGTAGCCAAACGGGGTTACAGGAAAAGTAA
- a CDS encoding YehS family protein, whose protein sequence is MTNNDILRKIRYAFDFSDSKMIEIFALADYKVTKADVSGWLKREDDEGYKSLHDLKFAIFLNGLITDRRGKKDGPQPKPEKTLTNNIIFRKLKIALNLTDTDIIEIYNLVDMNVSKHELSALFRKPTQSQYRLCKDQFLRNFLYGMQLKYRKKGK, encoded by the coding sequence ATGACTAACAACGATATTTTACGCAAAATTCGATATGCATTTGACTTTAGTGATTCGAAAATGATAGAGATTTTTGCTTTGGCAGATTACAAGGTTACTAAAGCAGATGTAAGTGGCTGGCTGAAAAGGGAAGATGACGAAGGCTATAAAAGTTTGCATGACCTTAAATTTGCGATATTTCTAAATGGTTTGATTACTGACAGACGAGGTAAGAAAGATGGCCCACAACCAAAACCAGAAAAAACACTGACCAACAATATTATTTTTAGAAAGCTCAAGATCGCACTTAACCTCACTGATACGGATATTATTGAGATTTATAATCTAGTCGATATGAACGTGTCAAAACATGAATTGAGTGCACTTTTCCGTAAACCGACTCAAAGTCAATACAGACTTTGCAAGGATCAGTTCTTACGTAACTTTTTGTACGGGATGCAATTGAAATACCGAAAAAAGGGAAAATGA